One Roseomonas gilardii subsp. gilardii genomic region harbors:
- a CDS encoding amino acid ABC transporter permease, giving the protein MSQSSTDPRTMKAPPKKAFRLSWRDERVRSIVWQVLILGLVVAIVWWLASNTARNLEVRRIATGFGFLWREAGLPIGEHLIEYSPTSTYFRALTVGVLNTLKVAVVGVILATVFGTMVGIARLSKNWLLSKIAAVYVEAVRDVPLLLQLLFWYTIMQGLPAPRQSLNPVTGVFLSNRGLKLPWVEWTEAHNWALLGLVAGVAGTWAYARSARAKQMQDGQPRRVWPVGLGLILGLPIVIWGVLGAPWTPDIPALRGFNFQGGITVSPEYFALLLGLVMYTAAFIAEIVRAGITSVPQGQWEAAQALGLRPGMMLRRIILPQALRVIIPPMTSQYLNLTKNSSLAVAIGYQDIVSIANTTLNQTGQAIEGIAIIMLVYLTISLSISLFMNWYNTRIALVER; this is encoded by the coding sequence ATGTCGCAGAGCTCGACGGACCCGCGCACCATGAAGGCGCCCCCGAAGAAAGCCTTCCGCCTGAGCTGGCGGGACGAGCGGGTGCGCTCGATCGTCTGGCAGGTGCTGATCCTGGGGCTGGTGGTGGCCATCGTCTGGTGGCTGGCCAGCAACACCGCGCGCAACCTGGAGGTGCGGCGCATCGCCACGGGCTTCGGCTTCCTCTGGCGCGAGGCCGGGCTGCCGATCGGCGAGCACCTGATCGAGTACTCGCCCACCAGCACCTATTTCCGCGCCCTGACGGTGGGCGTGCTGAACACGCTGAAGGTGGCGGTGGTGGGCGTGATCCTGGCCACGGTCTTCGGCACGATGGTGGGCATCGCGCGGCTGTCGAAGAACTGGCTGCTGAGCAAGATCGCGGCGGTCTATGTCGAGGCGGTGCGCGACGTGCCGCTGCTGCTGCAACTGCTGTTCTGGTACACGATCATGCAGGGGCTCCCCGCCCCGCGGCAGTCGCTGAACCCGGTGACGGGCGTGTTCCTGAGCAATCGCGGGCTGAAGCTGCCCTGGGTCGAGTGGACGGAGGCGCACAACTGGGCGCTGCTGGGCCTCGTGGCGGGGGTGGCCGGCACCTGGGCCTATGCCCGCTCCGCTCGGGCGAAGCAGATGCAGGACGGGCAGCCGCGCCGGGTCTGGCCGGTGGGGCTGGGGCTGATCCTCGGCCTGCCGATCGTGATCTGGGGGGTGCTGGGCGCGCCCTGGACGCCGGACATCCCGGCGCTGCGCGGCTTCAACTTCCAGGGCGGCATCACGGTGAGCCCGGAATATTTCGCGCTGCTGCTGGGCCTGGTGATGTACACGGCGGCCTTCATCGCCGAGATCGTGCGCGCCGGCATCACCTCCGTGCCGCAGGGGCAGTGGGAGGCGGCGCAGGCGCTGGGGCTGCGGCCGGGGATGATGCTGCGGCGGATCATCCTGCCGCAGGCGCTGCGGGTGATCATCCCGCCGATGACCAGCCAGTACCTGAACCTGACGAAGAACTCCTCGCTGGCGGTGGCCATCGGCTATCAGGACATCGTGTCCATCGCCAACACGACGCTGAACCAGACGGGGCAGGCGATCGAGGGCATCGCCATCATCATGCTGGTCTACCTGACCATCAGCCTGAGCATCAGCCTGTTCATGAACTGGTACAACACGCGCATCGCGCTGGTGGAACGCTGA
- a CDS encoding amino acid ABC transporter substrate-binding protein has protein sequence MLGSLGALALGAFATPAAAQQAPAAPAGATLGAIKSRGSLVCGVNTGLAGFAQPDSQGVWRGFDVDYCKAVAAAIFGDASKVRYVPTTAQNRFTALQSGEVDMLARNTTWTLSRDTSLGFDFAATTFYDGQGFMVKTSLGVKSAKELDGATICVQPGTTTEQNLTDWARASNIKFTPVVIERLEELVSAFVAGRCDAYTTDASGLAATRSTQPKPDDYVILPELISKEPLAPAVRQGDPGFADLVRWTHFALVTAEELGIDSKNVDSMANSPNPDIQRFVGKNGDLGKMLGVSNDWAVQIIKAVGNYGEVFDRNLKAIGLPRGKNALWTKEGLQYAPPMR, from the coding sequence ATGCTCGGGTCCCTTGGCGCCCTGGCGCTCGGGGCTTTCGCGACGCCGGCTGCGGCACAGCAGGCACCCGCGGCTCCGGCCGGGGCGACGCTGGGAGCGATCAAGTCCCGCGGCAGCCTCGTCTGCGGGGTGAACACCGGGCTGGCGGGCTTCGCCCAGCCGGACAGCCAGGGCGTGTGGCGCGGCTTCGACGTGGACTACTGCAAGGCGGTGGCGGCGGCGATCTTCGGCGATGCCAGCAAGGTGCGCTACGTGCCGACCACGGCGCAGAACCGCTTCACCGCGCTGCAGTCGGGCGAGGTGGACATGCTGGCGCGCAACACGACCTGGACACTGTCGCGCGACACCAGCCTGGGCTTCGATTTCGCGGCGACGACCTTCTATGACGGCCAGGGCTTCATGGTGAAGACGTCGCTGGGGGTGAAGAGCGCCAAGGAGCTGGACGGCGCCACGATCTGCGTGCAGCCGGGCACCACCACCGAGCAGAACCTGACCGACTGGGCGCGGGCCAGCAACATCAAGTTCACCCCGGTGGTGATCGAGCGGCTGGAGGAGCTGGTGAGCGCCTTCGTGGCCGGGCGCTGCGATGCCTATACGACCGATGCCTCGGGGCTGGCGGCGACGCGTTCCACCCAGCCGAAGCCGGACGACTACGTGATCCTGCCGGAGCTGATCAGCAAGGAGCCGCTGGCGCCGGCGGTGCGGCAGGGCGACCCGGGCTTCGCCGACCTCGTGCGCTGGACGCATTTCGCGCTGGTGACCGCGGAAGAGCTGGGGATCGATTCCAAGAACGTGGATTCGATGGCGAACAGCCCGAACCCGGACATCCAGCGCTTCGTCGGCAAGAACGGCGACCTGGGCAAGATGCTGGGCGTGTCGAACGACTGGGCGGTGCAGATCATCAAGGCCGTGGGCAATTATGGCGAGGTGTTCGACCGCAACCTGAAGGCGATCGGCCTGCCCCGCGGCAAGAACGCGCTGTGGACCAAGGAAGGGCTGCAATACGCGCCGCCGATGCGCTGA
- a CDS encoding ornithine cyclodeaminase family protein yields the protein MRIIPKTDLDRLLPWPELLAALEEVFRLGCEAPLRHHHPVPNGPDATGSLLLMPAWWADRFTGVKIVHVMPANASAGLPAVQSSYLLSDGRTGEALALLDGGALTDRRTAASSVLAARFLARPGSRRLLIMGSGRVAEALAACYASTFPLEQVAIWSRRPENAQTLARHLRAEGLPAESVPQPDLASADIIACATLSATPLVTGDSVRPGTHVDLVGAFRPTMRESDGPLLARARLVVDTRPGALAEAGDVVQAIAEGAITEADIAADLAQLCRGEAQGRRSPEEITVFKSVGWAGEDLAAAALAYQRAT from the coding sequence ATGCGCATCATCCCGAAAACGGACCTGGACCGGCTGCTCCCCTGGCCGGAACTGCTCGCCGCGCTGGAGGAGGTCTTCCGCCTCGGCTGCGAGGCCCCGCTGCGCCATCACCACCCCGTGCCGAACGGCCCGGATGCCACCGGCTCGCTCCTGCTGATGCCCGCCTGGTGGGCAGACCGCTTCACGGGGGTCAAGATCGTGCATGTCATGCCAGCGAACGCCTCCGCCGGCCTGCCCGCCGTCCAGTCCTCCTACCTGCTCTCCGACGGCCGCACCGGGGAGGCCCTGGCCCTGCTGGATGGTGGCGCCCTGACCGACCGCCGCACGGCGGCCAGCAGCGTCCTCGCCGCCCGGTTCCTGGCCCGCCCCGGCAGCCGCCGCCTGCTCATCATGGGCAGCGGCCGCGTCGCCGAGGCGCTGGCCGCCTGCTACGCCAGCACCTTCCCCCTGGAACAGGTCGCCATCTGGTCGCGCCGCCCGGAAAACGCCCAGACCCTGGCCCGCCACCTGCGCGCCGAGGGCCTGCCCGCCGAGTCCGTGCCGCAACCGGACCTCGCCTCGGCCGACATCATCGCCTGCGCCACCCTCTCGGCCACGCCGCTGGTCACAGGCGACTCCGTCCGCCCGGGCACCCATGTGGATCTCGTCGGGGCGTTCCGCCCCACCATGCGCGAAAGCGACGGCCCCCTCCTGGCCCGCGCCCGCCTCGTGGTGGACACCCGCCCCGGCGCCCTGGCCGAGGCCGGCGACGTGGTCCAGGCCATCGCCGAGGGTGCCATCACCGAAGCGGACATCGCCGCCGACCTGGCCCAGCTCTGCCGGGGCGAGGCCCAGGGGCGCCGCTCCCCCGAGGAGATCACCGTCTTCAAATCCGTCGGCTGGGCCGGCGAGGACCTCGCCGCCGCCGCCCTGGCCTACCAGCGCGCCACCTGA
- a CDS encoding NAD-dependent protein deacetylase produces MTDPAPLQAFLDRHPRLFLLTGAGVSTNSGIPDYRDAEGQWKRSPPVTLQAFLGQGTTRRRYWARGMVGWRFFRTVRPNRAHLALTRLEQRGGVEILLTQNVDRLHQAAGSRRVIDLHGRLDVVRCLACGHTMPREEMQAELVRLNPDWAGLAAGIAPDGDADLEGRDFAGFVVPDCPVCGGLLKPDVVFFGENVPRARVEDAFQALERADAVLVVGSSLMVYSGFRFVQAAVKAGKPVAAVNLGRTRADGMLALKVEQGCEEALAFLL; encoded by the coding sequence ATGACCGATCCGGCGCCGCTCCAGGCCTTCCTCGACCGTCACCCGCGGCTCTTCCTCCTCACCGGCGCCGGCGTCAGCACGAATTCCGGCATCCCGGACTACCGGGACGCCGAAGGCCAGTGGAAGCGCAGCCCGCCTGTTACCCTCCAGGCCTTTCTGGGCCAGGGCACCACCCGCCGCCGGTACTGGGCCCGGGGCATGGTCGGCTGGCGGTTCTTCCGCACGGTGCGGCCGAACCGCGCGCATCTCGCGCTGACCCGGCTGGAGCAGCGGGGCGGGGTGGAGATTCTTCTCACCCAGAATGTGGATCGCCTGCATCAGGCGGCCGGCAGCCGGCGCGTCATCGACCTGCATGGGCGGCTGGACGTTGTCCGTTGCCTGGCCTGCGGCCACACGATGCCCCGCGAGGAGATGCAGGCGGAGCTGGTGCGCCTGAACCCGGACTGGGCCGGACTGGCCGCCGGGATCGCGCCCGATGGGGATGCCGATCTGGAGGGGCGGGATTTCGCAGGATTCGTTGTGCCGGACTGCCCCGTCTGCGGTGGGCTGCTGAAGCCGGATGTGGTGTTCTTCGGCGAGAACGTGCCGCGGGCGCGGGTGGAGGATGCCTTCCAGGCGCTGGAGCGTGCCGATGCCGTGCTGGTCGTAGGCTCCTCGCTGATGGTCTATTCGGGCTTCCGCTTCGTGCAGGCGGCGGTGAAGGCCGGCAAGCCGGTGGCGGCGGTGAATCTGGGCCGGACCCGGGCGGATGGGATGCTGGCGCTGAAGGTGGAACAGGGCTGCGAGGAGGCCCTGGCCTTTCTGCTCTGA
- a CDS encoding TonB-dependent siderophore receptor, which yields MPAPSASKHLPLCLGLLGLAAAAPAAWAQSGEGTTSQPLVLPTVSVEGRGRPAETARGPVEGLVATRSATGSKTDTPLVETPQSVSVITSDQIEMLNIGSVNEALRYSPGAFSSGTDYRGEYFSVRGFSADVFLDGTRVPAPVTAQSFRIEPWGMERMELLRGTTSALYGQGNLGGLVNAVSKTPYPGQVRQIAFQAGSFGRLQGMWDVGGSLTGDDTLLGRFVGLIRDADTEFDGGTDNRIYLAPSLRWRPRADTTLTLLGSYLRDDNGVTGQWLPPQGTALYNPNGTIPRGRTTGEPGWDTYRKSQYSLGYMLDHQATDWLTLRQNLRYTYQSLDYNTIYASGLVAGQWRRANRVASINQPLAASLTLDNQAEARFDTGPLRHTALVGLDYRYQRVSNRTWAGATTTLDVYDPSYGTVPTLPRGASSITLNNQTQNQLGLYAQDQARLGNWILTLTGRQDWASSDTHNNLTGRNTSQDDSALTGRAALLYAFDFGLSPYISYATSFLPVLSTYAPQRGGGAFKPVTGTQYEGGVKYQPPGSRSLFSAAYFELTQKNVTTTDPVYANYSIQTGEAQSRGVELEARVALTDGLSLIGAYTAQETEVTRSNTNNVGRRLTTVPNHMASLWGDYSYPVSEDLTLGLGAGIRYVGNTMANNTPTATTPIFHAPGFTLYDAMLRADYKQWRMTVTGTNLADKDYFAACYATSCSYGVGRAVYATLAYRW from the coding sequence GTGCCTGCTCCTTCAGCCTCGAAACACCTCCCTCTTTGCCTGGGCCTGCTCGGCCTGGCCGCCGCCGCCCCCGCCGCATGGGCGCAATCGGGCGAGGGGACCACCAGCCAGCCGCTGGTCCTGCCCACGGTCTCCGTGGAGGGGCGGGGCAGGCCGGCGGAAACCGCGCGCGGCCCGGTCGAGGGCCTGGTCGCCACGCGCAGCGCCACCGGCAGCAAGACCGACACGCCGCTGGTGGAGACGCCGCAATCCGTCTCCGTCATCACCAGCGACCAGATCGAGATGCTGAACATCGGCTCGGTCAACGAGGCCCTGCGCTACAGCCCCGGCGCCTTCAGCAGCGGCACGGACTATCGCGGCGAGTATTTCAGCGTCCGCGGCTTCAGCGCCGATGTCTTCCTGGACGGGACGCGCGTGCCGGCGCCGGTGACGGCGCAGTCCTTCCGCATTGAGCCCTGGGGCATGGAACGGATGGAACTCCTCCGCGGCACCACCTCGGCCCTCTATGGCCAGGGCAATCTGGGCGGGCTGGTCAATGCCGTCAGCAAGACGCCCTATCCGGGCCAGGTGCGACAGATCGCCTTCCAGGCCGGCAGCTTCGGCCGCCTCCAGGGCATGTGGGATGTCGGCGGCAGCCTGACCGGCGACGACACGCTGCTCGGCCGCTTCGTCGGCCTCATCCGCGATGCCGACACGGAATTCGACGGCGGCACCGACAACCGCATCTACCTCGCCCCGTCGCTGCGCTGGCGCCCGCGGGCGGACACCACCCTGACCCTGCTCGGCAGCTATCTGCGCGACGACAACGGCGTGACCGGCCAGTGGCTGCCGCCACAGGGAACGGCGCTCTACAATCCCAACGGCACGATCCCGCGCGGCCGCACCACGGGCGAGCCGGGCTGGGACACCTACCGCAAGAGCCAGTACAGCCTGGGCTACATGTTGGACCATCAGGCGACCGACTGGCTGACGCTGCGGCAGAACCTCCGCTACACCTACCAGTCCCTCGACTACAACACGATCTACGCCTCCGGCCTCGTCGCCGGGCAATGGCGGCGGGCCAACCGCGTCGCCTCGATCAACCAGCCACTCGCCGCCTCGCTGACCCTGGACAACCAGGCCGAGGCGCGCTTCGACACCGGCCCGCTGCGCCACACCGCCCTGGTCGGGCTCGACTACCGCTACCAGCGCGTCAGCAACCGCACCTGGGCGGGCGCCACCACGACGCTGGATGTCTATGACCCGTCCTACGGCACCGTGCCCACCCTGCCGCGCGGCGCCTCCAGCATCACCCTGAACAACCAGACGCAGAACCAGCTCGGCCTCTATGCCCAGGACCAGGCGCGGCTGGGCAACTGGATCCTGACCCTGACCGGCCGGCAGGACTGGGCCAGTTCCGACACGCACAACAACCTCACCGGCAGAAACACCAGCCAGGATGACAGCGCGCTCACCGGCCGCGCCGCGCTGCTCTACGCCTTCGATTTCGGCCTGTCCCCCTACATCTCCTACGCAACCTCCTTCCTGCCGGTGCTCAGCACCTATGCCCCGCAGCGTGGCGGCGGGGCCTTCAAGCCCGTCACCGGCACGCAGTACGAGGGCGGCGTGAAGTACCAGCCGCCCGGCAGCCGCAGCCTCTTCTCGGCGGCCTATTTCGAGCTGACGCAGAAGAACGTCACGACCACCGACCCGGTCTACGCGAACTATTCCATCCAGACCGGCGAGGCGCAGTCGCGCGGCGTGGAGCTGGAGGCCCGTGTCGCCCTCACCGACGGGCTCAGCCTGATCGGCGCCTATACGGCGCAGGAGACGGAGGTGACGCGCAGCAACACCAACAATGTCGGCCGCCGCCTGACCACCGTGCCCAACCACATGGCCTCGCTCTGGGGCGACTACAGCTATCCGGTGTCGGAGGATCTGACGCTCGGCCTCGGCGCGGGCATCCGCTACGTCGGCAACACCATGGCCAACAACACGCCCACGGCGACCACGCCGATCTTCCACGCGCCGGGCTTCACCCTCTACGACGCCATGCTGCGCGCGGACTACAAGCAGTGGCGCATGACCGTGACGGGCACCAACCTGGCCGACAAGGACTACTTCGCCGCCTGCTACGCCACCTCCTGCTCCTACGGCGTCGGCCGCGCCGTCTACGCCACGCTCGCCTATCGCTGGTAA
- a CDS encoding YncE family protein, whose protein sequence is MHRPASPYPGTTVTTAAPAPGPVLLRRRAALGLLAGGLALATMRSARAAAKVVKAEVAPALYELAFSPARNALYVLSAGGFEEGSPASHLFCLDPDSLAIRSELVLPLRGFGLALDDAGGRLYVGHTLDAAVSAVDLGANRIAGTLRLASKVKGEDGKEDYPYKLRELLLDPSGERLYLPGLGLKDSQVYVVGTKGLTAEKPITGIGPGATGISLDPAKDRLFISTLAGQLFTIDRKTQEVRHSVEAGGAEQPLNLAYDPASGAVLAVDQGMESLTRYKEKMIPGFKSKNPGNRVVAVEPESGKLLWEAAVGEGPVALRLDAARQRLFVTNRGSGSVSVLDTGRHSVTETVPLPPHPNSLALDEKSGAAFVSIKLPFKQIKEKDSVARITL, encoded by the coding sequence ATGCACCGGCCCGCCAGCCCGTATCCGGGCACGACCGTGACCACGGCCGCGCCCGCCCCCGGCCCGGTCCTGCTGCGCCGGCGCGCGGCGCTGGGGCTTCTCGCGGGTGGCCTCGCCCTCGCCACCATGCGATCCGCCCGGGCGGCGGCGAAGGTCGTGAAGGCCGAGGTGGCGCCCGCCCTTTACGAACTGGCCTTCAGCCCGGCGCGGAATGCGCTGTACGTGCTTTCGGCGGGTGGTTTCGAGGAGGGTTCGCCGGCCAGCCATCTCTTCTGCCTCGACCCGGACAGCCTCGCGATCCGGTCGGAGCTGGTGTTGCCGCTGCGCGGCTTCGGGCTGGCGCTCGATGACGCGGGTGGCCGGCTCTATGTCGGCCATACCCTGGATGCCGCCGTCAGCGCCGTGGATCTCGGCGCGAACCGCATCGCCGGAACCCTGCGCCTGGCCAGCAAGGTGAAAGGCGAGGATGGCAAGGAGGATTATCCCTATAAGCTGCGGGAACTGCTCCTCGATCCTTCCGGGGAGCGCCTGTATCTGCCCGGTCTCGGCCTGAAGGACAGCCAGGTCTATGTCGTCGGCACGAAGGGGCTGACGGCGGAGAAGCCCATCACCGGCATCGGCCCCGGCGCGACCGGCATCTCCCTGGACCCGGCGAAGGACCGCCTCTTCATCTCCACCCTGGCGGGGCAGCTTTTCACCATCGACCGGAAGACGCAGGAGGTGCGCCATTCGGTGGAGGCCGGCGGCGCGGAGCAGCCGCTGAACCTCGCCTATGATCCCGCCAGCGGCGCCGTGCTGGCGGTGGACCAGGGCATGGAGAGCCTGACCCGCTACAAGGAGAAGATGATCCCGGGCTTCAAGTCGAAGAATCCCGGCAACCGCGTCGTGGCGGTGGAGCCGGAGAGCGGCAAGCTGCTCTGGGAGGCGGCGGTGGGCGAAGGGCCGGTGGCGCTGCGCCTCGATGCCGCGCGCCAGCGGCTTTTCGTCACCAACCGCGGCTCCGGCTCGGTCAGCGTGCTCGATACGGGCCGCCACAGCGTCACCGAGACCGTGCCGCTGCCGCCGCATCCCAACAGCCTGGCGCTGGACGAGAAGTCCGGCGCGGCCTTCGTCTCGATCAAGCTGCCGTTCAAGCAGATCAAGGAGAAGGACAGCGTGGCGCGGATCACGCTCTGA
- the rlmN gene encoding 23S rRNA (adenine(2503)-C(2))-methyltransferase RlmN, translated as MSDAALQTRPDAASSPAELTEAEAARILAKSAIFAPPPATLPDGRRDLVGLSRAELEAEMVAMGEKPFRARQIWHWIYHQGVRDFAQMPTIAKPMQQRLAERFVVGRPDVATEQLSKDGTRKWLFRFRDAQQVETVYIPDGQEDRGAVCISTQVGCTLSCRFCHTGTQKLVRNLGAAEIVGQFMAARDSYGEWPSPKDGTPRHLSNIVVMGMGEPLYNYENVAKALTIVMDNEGIGLSRRRITLSTSGVVPMMDRCGRELNVGLAVSLHAVTDELRDEIVPLNRKYPIAELMAACRRYPSASNARRITFEYVMLDGVNDSEAEARELVRLLKGIPAKVNLIPFNPWPGSAYRTSKPEVVRRFAEIVSDAGYSAPIRRPRGRDILAACGQLKTESERQRRPAAGETPAA; from the coding sequence ATGAGCGACGCCGCCCTCCAGACCCGTCCTGACGCGGCTTCCAGCCCGGCCGAACTGACCGAGGCCGAGGCCGCGCGCATCCTCGCCAAGTCGGCGATCTTCGCCCCGCCCCCGGCCACGCTGCCGGATGGGCGGCGCGACCTCGTCGGCCTGTCGCGGGCGGAGCTGGAGGCGGAGATGGTGGCGATGGGCGAGAAGCCCTTCCGCGCCCGCCAGATCTGGCACTGGATCTATCACCAGGGCGTGCGCGACTTCGCGCAGATGCCGACCATCGCGAAGCCGATGCAGCAGCGGCTGGCGGAGCGGTTCGTGGTGGGGCGGCCGGACGTGGCCACCGAGCAGCTCTCGAAGGATGGGACGCGCAAGTGGCTGTTCCGCTTCCGCGACGCGCAGCAGGTGGAGACGGTCTATATCCCCGACGGGCAGGAGGATCGCGGCGCCGTCTGCATCTCCACCCAGGTCGGCTGCACGCTGTCCTGCCGCTTCTGTCACACGGGGACGCAGAAGCTGGTGCGCAACCTGGGCGCCGCCGAGATCGTCGGCCAGTTCATGGCGGCGCGCGACAGCTATGGCGAATGGCCCTCCCCCAAGGACGGCACGCCGCGCCACCTGAGCAACATCGTCGTGATGGGGATGGGCGAGCCGCTCTACAACTACGAGAACGTCGCCAAGGCGCTGACCATCGTGATGGACAATGAGGGGATCGGCCTGTCGCGGCGGCGGATCACCCTGTCCACCTCCGGCGTCGTGCCGATGATGGACCGCTGTGGGCGGGAGCTGAATGTCGGCCTCGCCGTCAGCCTGCATGCGGTGACGGACGAGCTGCGCGACGAGATCGTGCCGCTGAACCGCAAGTATCCGATCGCCGAGCTGATGGCCGCCTGCCGGCGCTATCCCTCCGCCTCCAACGCCCGGCGCATCACCTTCGAATACGTGATGCTGGACGGGGTGAACGACAGCGAGGCCGAGGCGCGGGAGCTGGTGCGGCTGCTCAAGGGCATTCCGGCCAAGGTGAACCTGATCCCGTTCAATCCCTGGCCGGGCAGCGCCTACAGGACCTCGAAGCCCGAGGTGGTGCGGCGCTTCGCGGAGATCGTCAGCGATGCGGGGTATTCGGCGCCGATCCGCCGGCCGCGCGGGCGCGACATCCTGGCCGCCTGCGGGCAGTTGAAGACCGAGTCCGAGCGGCAGCGGCGGCCGGCGGCCGGGGAAACCCCGGCGGCCTGA
- a CDS encoding invasion associated locus B family protein: MKRLLPVLALALVSFAQMPEASAQNRAASGPQRLGSFGSWTAATHQESGGKVCYAFTRAAKSEGGGSRQNVMLTVTQRPQGRDQVAASLGYAFRRENNRDAEITGAVGSNELRFYGVQNNAFAQEGSAAVAAFKAGRDLVIKGPGPQGKGATTDTFSLSGFSAAYEAISKECPPRR; this comes from the coding sequence ATGAAGCGATTGCTCCCTGTTCTCGCCCTCGCGCTCGTCTCCTTCGCCCAGATGCCGGAGGCCTCAGCGCAGAATCGTGCCGCCAGCGGCCCGCAGCGCCTCGGCAGCTTCGGCAGCTGGACGGCCGCGACCCATCAGGAGAGCGGGGGCAAGGTCTGCTATGCCTTCACCCGCGCGGCGAAGAGCGAGGGCGGCGGCAGCCGGCAGAACGTCATGCTGACGGTGACGCAGCGGCCGCAGGGGCGCGACCAGGTGGCGGCCTCGCTGGGCTATGCCTTCCGGCGCGAGAACAACCGCGATGCCGAGATCACCGGCGCGGTCGGCTCGAACGAGCTGCGTTTCTATGGCGTGCAGAACAACGCCTTCGCCCAGGAAGGCTCCGCCGCCGTGGCCGCCTTCAAGGCGGGGCGCGACCTCGTGATCAAGGGGCCGGGGCCGCAGGGCAAGGGCGCCACCACCGATACCTTCTCCCTCAGCGGCTTCTCCGCGGCCTATGAGGCGATCTCCAAGGAATGTCCCCCCCGCCGATGA